A stretch of DNA from Cryptomeria japonica chromosome 4, Sugi_1.0, whole genome shotgun sequence:
tttatttattactaataataatgATGATTATATTCGAAATGTGAAAGCACAATTGGAGCAAGGGTTTGATATGACTAATTTAGGCCATCTCCATTACTATATGGGTATCGAGGTCATTCAAAAAACCTAGTATATCTTCATCACCAAACACAAATATATTGGTGAACTTCTCAATAAGTTTGGGATGACTTTTTGCAAACCTCTTAGTACTCCTATGGATCAAAATTTGAAACTCGCATAAGATAATTCTTTAGCATTGGTTTATGTAACTAAATATAGGCAACTTGTTGGCAGTTTGATTTACGCTACAAATTCTCgtccatatatttttttttacagcCAAATGGGTTCTTCAATATCTCCAAGGCACTCAAAACTATGGGCTCAAATACTCCAATACACCACAATTTTCTTTGTTTGGATAttcagattcaaattcaaattgtccAGGTTGTTTGGATAATGGAAAGTCTACATCTAGTTTTCTAATGCATCTCGGGTTTGCTATCATTTCTTGGAAATATAAAAGCAAACAGTGTCAGCCCTCTCTTTTATAGAAGCCAAATATATGTCAGGCTATAAGATCGCTTGGGAAATCTTATGGCTTTGCGAATTCTTGAATATTTGCAAGGATCACAAGTTTCATCCACACCACTCTTTGTTGACAATGAATTTACTATCAAAATAACTTTCACAATCAAACCAAACACATTAACAGaaaatttcatttgatttggaAGCGTTCAACTGAAATATTGTACTACTGTAGATCAGcgagcagatattcttaccaaggcaTTGGGCaagaaaaaaaaatgtgaaaaattcaGAGGAATGCTTGGTTTAACCCCTTCAAATTAAGGGGTGTTAATGTATTATCTTCGGACTTATCAAAAAAATTTATTAGACTTTTGTTTAGTTTTCTGTTTTGGCAGTTTTGTATAAAAAATTGTTAACTCTTCTAAACTGATCGCTGTTTCTCTTATTTATGTACTGTTCTGTGGTACTTTAGATTTTCGAGTAATACACAGTTTCAGTTTCCTATTTTTGCCATTCTATTTTCATTCCAGGCCTAACAATATGATAAAAAGCATCTGAAACATTTTTATCTCTATTAAATATAACCTTTGTTTTCAGCTAGCCAACCATTAAGCAAAAACCGTGTCGTATAGTTATAATGAGACTTAATCAATGTCTTATTTTATTCTTCAAAGAACGCCTATCATGTAACAAATTGATTTTGTAAAAATAGTTCtttaattttttcataaaaataaatCCCGCTTTTCTTTCATCAATTCCCTCTATCCTTTTCATATAATCACAAACGTGTAGAGATTGATAGTGTCCTATACTACTCTCTTGTGAGATAATCACAACTACATGCTTCTTTTGGTTGAATGTTTCTTGGCTATTTATAAATATCTTATACGACTTTACAAAGTTCCAAATTATAAAATAGCACTTGAAGTTAAAGAAACTGTCCGTATGCCATTAAATTCAGCTTTACATAAACTAAATTTACATAAGGTAGGCCCTACTAAATTTTAACTGACAGTTGGCCCTACTAAATTTTTACTGACAGTTGGCCCTCAATGAACTCTGATTAAGCATTTACATAAAGTGCATATATACCAACACCAGTATGGAATTCATCGTTGTTGTTTATGCGGAAACTTGATAAGTCAGGGTATGTGAAATCACCTAGGTTCTACTTCTGTAATGGAAGCGTCGTTTACTGAACGAATCCCTGATGAAGATGACGTAGTTGCCCCAGAAATCTGTGATGTTGTTACGATTTTATGCTCGTGAATCCCCCAACTTGACATTGACTTTGCTTCTGGTTTGGGAGAATGGCTCTCACCTGTACTTACAAAAGCAGGGTTTGCAGGATTTGGCAAAGTCACTGAACTGCTAGAGATCATCGTAATAACATCAGACATAACTGGACGAAGTGCTGCATTTGCTTGTACACACAGAAGCCCAACATGAATGCATCTTAAGACTTTCTCTTGATTGGCTCCTGATGCCTCTGAGTCTACCATATTCAGCGCATTTCCTCCCTGGAATAGTGTCCATGCCTGCATTACATGCCATTAAATCACAACAATACGGTTTCCTAACATTGAAATGTAGCAGTTGAGACAAATGGGTAATGGGAATTCCATTTTCTTACCCATTCTACAAGGTGTTGCATATCATAGGGAAGATGATTATCATTGTTTTTCCTTCCACTAACTATCTCGAGCAGCACTACTCCAAAACTGTAAACGTCTACTTTAACTGACAGTTGCCCTCGCATTGCATACTCTGGAGGCATGTAACCACTGCACTTGAATTCAAATTGTTAAAGATTGTTTTCAAATAATTAAAAACAATAACGCAATGAAAATAAAGCTTAATTTATTGTATTAAGAGAGTCTATATATAGCAGGAGGGTTATGCATAGTTTTTAAAAGGGAAAATATCAAATAAGTTATTTAGTTAACTCTTCATCATTTTTATGATAGAACTTTTTTGTGTAaactttcattttttattatatttttttataatttaaataattagtACAAACTCAACATAATATTAAGAAGAGGATCAATAGCTGACATCTTATATTGTAGGTTTTCTAAACTGACATGGAGTCATATTAATAAAAAAAAGGACAAAGTGATTAGACACCTTATGCtgatagattatatatatatatatatgtttgaaaAATTTTAATTACTCACAGATGGAAAATAATGGATTTATAATTAgactattaaaaataaatttaaagttaaCCAAGAGCAATTTAATAATCCATGATGCTTACTATGTGCCTGCAACTCTTGTATGGATATGTGTCTTGTCTTCAGGAAAAAGTTTAGCTAGACCAAAGTCAGCTATCTTCGGATTGAGTTTGTGGTCAAGCAAGATATTGTTTGCTTTAATATCTCTATGAATGATTCTCAATTGCGATTCTTGGTGAAGGTAGAGAAGCCCACGGGCAATTCCAATGATGATATTATATCGCTTTTGCCAATCTAACTCTTTACGCTTCTCTGGATCTGTAAACCAAAATTTGAAAACTTTTAAGTCACATATTCATCTTTTCTAAAGAAACTTAAGGCTCAGTTGTCACTTACCAAAAAGAAACGTGTCTAAGCTCTTGTTGGGAAAATAGTTATAAACAAGCAACCTTTCATTTCCCTCTACACAACAGCCTAGTAAGCTCGCAAGGTTTCGGTGCTGAACATTGGCCACCAGTTTTACTTCATTCATAAATTCTTTCTTGCCTTGTTTAGATTTGGCAGAAAGTTTCTTCACTGCTATCTCATTTCCATCTCTAGTTATCccctgaaaaataaaaaattagatttaGTACTCTACATAATTTGTTAAATTGGTTATAATTTAAACCATAAATAATGTGTCAACCCACCTTGTATACCACACCAAAGCCTCCCTCTCCAAGTTTACTGTTCTCATGGAAATTTTCTGTTGCTTCTACTAGAGCTTCCAAGCTGTAGATCAAATTTTGGTCTTGCATTAACCCAGTTTCGGGGGGAAACCACTGTATCTCTGTAGGTATAGTAAACAACGAGAGAAAATTGGGTAAGCCTACAGAATTCGCTTCACTAAAACCACAAACAGAAAAACTGAAAATCGGAAATACATTTTGAAAGGAGCACCTTGGTTAGGAGTAGCAACACTTATTGGTTCCTTAAAGAAAAGAGATTTAACTCTTTTTCTGAATATGATCAGAGCAATAAATAATGCCAGAATGATTCCTCCGACAAGCTCCAAAACGATAGGTAATGTTGCTGACGACTTTGCTGCAAAATACAGTTTAATAGTTGTTTATTACAATTTTAGGGCTGTAGCTATTCTGATTTAAAAAATGCACTGTGCTGTAGCAATAATTATCATGTTCTGCTGCAGCATTTCTCTTGAGCCCCACAGTCATTCTGtatctatttttcattttttcatgttCACATAATATGAAAATTATGATTCTATGATAATGCAATTTTGAAACCAGATTAGATGCATCCCAAGTCTAAAACTATGACATTAAAATGAAAAGAAGAAAACTGGTTTAGACATCTAGGAGATAGCTGCTCCCAAATGAAAAAAGAATCTAGAAGGTCAGAGGTTTTGCATGTATTAAAACACAAACTAACAAATCAAATCAATACGTTCATGATGATATTGGGTTATAGCTTCAGGTCAAACAGGTGATTCGAATAGAATTGACATTCAAAAGATGGATCAAGTAAATAATATTAACTATAAAATGAGCTGAATAGACTTACTCTCTAGGGAGGAAGTAGTTGGATGTATGTACTCCTCAGGGAAGGGAGAGGGCGAGGGCGAGGGCGACTCTACGGAACGGAAAAAGTAGTAAATCTCAAATCTTGCCTTGCAGCTCCCGCTCTGAAACTGGGCTCCTTCTTTTGTAGAACAGCAATCGCTCAGATTTGCTCTTGCTTTAGCCAAGCATGTTCTACAATCTTTTATCGATATATCTCTCCAACACTGAACTAAACCATATAATATACCAGTAGCATTATATTTGGCTGTTCCAGCAGCGAAACCCTTATTTGCAGGGATGTAAGCTTTGTCTGACAGATTCGACAGAAGGCTGCTGGTTGTGT
This window harbors:
- the LOC131074147 gene encoding cysteine-rich receptor-like protein kinase 10; translated protein: MKYNSLPSLSYKGTTFLRTLLILLFVINFSKVVCTYVSHTCDNSSTFTNGSTYSTNLNLVIKDLYLNAPKSLGFNTSFHGQSPNKVYGLLQCTGNISAERCSKCAMEAKNTIHDLCPNDIGGKIWLDDCFMRYRNSNFISTLDTTGFHLLNTVDISTSRDAFENTTSSLLSNLSDKAYIPANKGFAAGTAKYNATGILYGLVQCWRDISIKDCRTCLAKARANLSDCCSTKEGAQFQSGSCKARFEIYYFFRSVESPSPSPSPFPEEYIHPTTSSLETKSSATLPIVLELVGGIILALFIALIIFRKRVKSLFFKEPISVATPNQEIQWFPPETGLMQDQNLIYSLEALVEATENFHENSKLGEGGFGVVYKGITRDGNEIAVKKLSAKSKQGKKEFMNEVKLVANVQHRNLASLLGCCVEGNERLLVYNYFPNKSLDTFLFDPEKRKELDWQKRYNIIIGIARGLLYLHQESQLRIIHRDIKANNILLDHKLNPKIADFGLAKLFPEDKTHIHTRVAGTYGYMPPEYAMRGQLSVKVDVYSFGVVLLEIVSGRKNNDNHLPYDMQHLVEWAWTLFQGGNALNMVDSEASGANQEKVLRCIHVGLLCVQANAALRPVMSDVITMISSSSVTLPNPANPAFVSTGESHSPKPEAKSMSSWGIHEHKIVTTSQISGATTSSSSGIRSVNDASITEVEPR